From Methylopila sp. M107, a single genomic window includes:
- a CDS encoding M48 family metallopeptidase, translating into MTTTGTAVFFDGLTSRRQDVHVSLEHELFILRADGARVDAWPYDDLRELSAPDGVLRLTREGGPPLARLEIRDAGLAGQIRDWSPELGKSRATEAGTTRKVVFWSVFAVVSLTVFSFFGIPRIAAAVTPMLPWGVDQKMGENAHAQLQAILPTRGGSFACGEGSEEKPGRDALDRLAKKLSDAAGLPVPIKIYAVRSDMVNALALPGSPIYLFDGLIENSISGDEVAGVLAHEIGHVANRDGTRHALAAGGTSLVLGFVIGDFVGGAAAIAVAQAVNEASYSRDAERQADLYAVQLMKRLGADGKAVGTLLTRLTAKDREDGKSAEGEASGDAKDKPQEKTEAKPKDQPEEAKTDVAGKPDKTGDKKAGERDAGSIMDWLSSHPDTAERQRVIDAAAGDGPTTPAMDQADYLALKRICGQAK; encoded by the coding sequence GTGACCACGACCGGGACCGCCGTGTTTTTCGACGGGCTGACCAGCCGGCGGCAGGACGTCCATGTCTCGCTCGAGCACGAGCTGTTCATCCTGCGCGCCGACGGCGCCCGCGTCGACGCCTGGCCCTATGACGACCTGCGGGAGCTCTCCGCGCCCGACGGCGTCCTGCGGCTCACGCGCGAGGGCGGCCCGCCGCTGGCGCGCCTCGAAATCCGGGACGCCGGCCTTGCGGGGCAGATCAGGGACTGGTCTCCCGAGCTCGGAAAATCGCGGGCCACGGAGGCGGGCACGACCCGGAAGGTCGTGTTCTGGAGCGTGTTCGCGGTGGTGTCGCTCACCGTGTTCAGCTTCTTCGGCATTCCGCGCATCGCGGCGGCCGTAACCCCGATGCTGCCCTGGGGCGTCGACCAGAAGATGGGCGAGAACGCCCATGCGCAGTTGCAGGCGATCCTGCCGACGCGCGGCGGGTCGTTCGCCTGCGGCGAAGGCAGCGAGGAGAAGCCAGGCCGCGACGCGCTCGACAGGCTCGCGAAGAAGCTCTCGGACGCGGCCGGTCTTCCGGTCCCGATCAAGATCTATGCTGTGCGCAGCGACATGGTGAACGCGCTCGCCTTGCCGGGCAGCCCGATCTACCTGTTCGACGGGCTGATCGAGAATTCGATCTCGGGCGACGAGGTCGCGGGCGTTCTGGCGCACGAGATCGGCCACGTGGCCAATCGCGACGGCACGCGCCACGCCCTTGCGGCCGGCGGCACCTCGCTGGTGCTCGGCTTCGTGATCGGCGATTTCGTCGGCGGCGCCGCGGCGATCGCGGTGGCGCAGGCGGTCAACGAAGCCTCCTATTCGCGCGACGCCGAACGGCAGGCCGACCTTTACGCCGTCCAGCTGATGAAGCGGCTCGGCGCCGACGGCAAGGCGGTTGGGACGCTGCTGACGCGCCTCACCGCGAAAGACAGGGAGGACGGCAAGTCCGCGGAAGGCGAGGCCTCCGGGGACGCCAAGGACAAACCTCAGGAAAAAACCGAAGCAAAGCCGAAGGACCAGCCCGAAGAGGCGAAGACGGACGTCGCCGGCAAGCCCGACAAGACGGGCGACAAAAAGGCCGGCGAGCGCGACGCAGGCTCCATCATGGACTGGCTGTCGTCGCACCCAGACACCGCGGAGCGCCAGCGCGTGATCGACGCGGCCGCGGGCGACGGCCCGACCACGCCCGCCATGGACCAGGCCGACTATCTCGCGCTCAAGCGCATCTGCGGACAGGCCAAATGA
- a CDS encoding YjgN family protein gives MDLANETGSAGSGEAVRPVFHGTAGSMFPMVLKGLFLTIVTLGIYRFWYMTNVRRFLWNNSEVDGDFLEYTGRGVELFIGFLIAVAVLIPFYAVLFLGAYYFDPVTAVIVQIVYLFALVVLAQYALYRARRYRLTRTIWRGIRFQQSGSGWAYAWRSILWGLLTSLTLWLAYPWMRASLERYKMNNTWYGDQQGAFSGTGGQLFWKTLPVWLVSIVLIFAFGALMASVVPKPGDPAPGLSAMHWLITVVPFLLILVLAVVLSVYWAIEYKWWANASSIGPATASCDLGAFAFFKVYLGYFGVVLLFALALSIIGGVIGYALFSGGVFENLKAGGQPPIFLFVVIFALYFLIGLVFAALWQVFGVRPIWRKALESCEIHNLGALMAAQSTTPEANAFGEGIADAIDFGGF, from the coding sequence GTGGATCTCGCAAACGAAACCGGATCTGCAGGATCCGGCGAGGCCGTGCGGCCGGTCTTTCATGGCACGGCCGGCTCGATGTTTCCGATGGTGCTGAAGGGCCTGTTTCTCACCATCGTGACGCTTGGCATCTACCGGTTCTGGTACATGACAAACGTGCGACGGTTTCTTTGGAACAATTCGGAAGTCGACGGCGACTTCCTCGAATACACCGGGCGCGGCGTCGAGCTGTTCATCGGCTTTCTGATCGCCGTCGCCGTGCTGATTCCGTTTTACGCGGTCCTGTTCCTCGGCGCGTATTACTTCGACCCGGTCACTGCGGTGATCGTCCAGATCGTCTATCTGTTCGCGCTGGTCGTGCTCGCCCAGTACGCGCTCTACCGCGCGCGGCGCTACAGGCTCACCCGCACGATCTGGCGCGGCATCCGGTTCCAGCAGTCGGGGTCCGGCTGGGCCTACGCCTGGCGTTCGATCCTGTGGGGACTGCTGACCAGCTTGACGCTCTGGCTCGCCTATCCCTGGATGCGCGCCTCGCTCGAGCGCTACAAGATGAACAACACCTGGTACGGCGACCAGCAGGGCGCGTTCAGCGGCACCGGCGGCCAGCTGTTCTGGAAGACGCTGCCGGTCTGGCTCGTGTCCATCGTTCTGATATTCGCTTTCGGCGCGCTGATGGCCAGCGTGGTTCCGAAACCCGGCGACCCGGCCCCGGGACTGTCCGCGATGCATTGGCTGATCACCGTGGTGCCGTTTCTGCTGATCCTGGTGCTCGCCGTCGTCCTGTCGGTGTACTGGGCGATCGAGTACAAATGGTGGGCCAACGCCTCCAGCATCGGGCCCGCGACCGCCTCCTGCGACCTCGGGGCGTTCGCGTTCTTCAAGGTCTATCTCGGCTATTTCGGCGTCGTCCTGCTGTTCGCGCTCGCGCTTTCGATCATTGGCGGAGTGATCGGCTACGCCCTGTTCTCGGGCGGCGTCTTCGAAAACCTCAAGGCCGGCGGCCAGCCGCCGATCTTCCTGTTCGTCGTCATTTTCGCGCTCTACTTCCTCATCGGGCTGGTCTTCGCCGCGCTCTGGCAGGTCTTCGGGGTGCGGCCGATCTGGCGGAAGGCGCTCGAGAGCTGCGAGATCCACAATCTCGGCGCGCTGATGGCGGCGCAGTCCACGACGCCCGAGGCGAACGCCTTTGGCGAGGGCATCGCGGACGCGATCGACTTCGGCGGCTTCTAG
- a CDS encoding DUF1499 domain-containing protein, with amino-acid sequence MKPLSPLPRLEKAKPSRIAGLALGLSLFAALVTLYAAVLIRTHAVEASAGFGAFLAGLGLAALAILVAVVAMVVVWRSGRKGGVRSIVAVVVALGLLAGPAYVATANGLSVAMLTDVSTDLADPPRFQRAGADRGKGDLSIAAEIPAAQAAAQRASYPDLGPLLLQLPPDEVSNLAIGLAEERKWRVLGPTSFPRGGPPIGRVEAVAHTQILGLAEDVSIRVRPDGDGARVDMRSASRIGPSDFGSNAARIKSFLADLAAAASAAP; translated from the coding sequence ATGAAACCGCTGTCGCCGCTCCCCCGGCTCGAAAAGGCCAAGCCCTCGCGGATCGCGGGCCTCGCGCTCGGGCTGTCGCTGTTCGCCGCGCTCGTGACGCTCTACGCGGCCGTGCTGATCCGCACCCACGCGGTCGAGGCCTCGGCGGGTTTCGGCGCGTTCCTCGCGGGCCTCGGCCTCGCGGCGCTCGCGATCCTCGTCGCAGTCGTCGCCATGGTCGTGGTCTGGCGTTCGGGGCGAAAGGGCGGCGTCCGCTCGATCGTGGCGGTCGTGGTCGCGCTCGGCCTGCTCGCCGGCCCGGCCTATGTCGCGACCGCGAACGGGCTTTCCGTCGCGATGCTGACCGACGTCTCGACCGACCTCGCCGATCCGCCGCGCTTTCAGCGCGCGGGCGCCGACCGCGGCAAGGGCGACCTTTCGATCGCGGCCGAGATTCCGGCCGCGCAGGCCGCGGCGCAGCGCGCGAGCTATCCCGACCTCGGCCCGCTGCTCCTGCAACTGCCGCCCGACGAGGTTTCGAACCTCGCGATCGGGCTGGCGGAGGAGCGCAAATGGCGGGTGCTCGGGCCGACCTCGTTCCCGCGCGGCGGGCCGCCCATCGGCCGCGTCGAGGCGGTCGCGCACACACAGATCCTCGGGCTCGCCGAGGACGTGTCGATCCGTGTGCGGCCGGACGGCGACGGCGCGCGCGTCGACATGCGATCGGCCTCGCGGATCGGGCCGTCGGACTTTGGCTCCAACGCCGCGCGCATCAAGAGCTTTCTGGCCGACCTCGCGGCGGCGGCCAGCGCCGCGCCGTGA
- a CDS encoding aminotransferase, protein MLTNLQARDVATVLHPYSNLAALPQAGTLILERGEGVHVYDVDGKPYIEGMAGLWCNALGHGREELVEAAAEQMRKLPFAHLFSGKSHDPAIALAEKLKELAPTPAAKVFFCSSGSEANDTQMKLVWYVNNALGRPGKKKIISRHKAYHGVTIASASLTGLPNNHRDFDLPLSSVRHAACPHHYRFAHEGETEAEFSARLARELDAQIEAEGPETVAAFIAEPVMGAGGVIAPPEGYFAAIQPVLERHDVMLIADEVICGFGRLGEWFGSSVVGAKPDTVSIAKALTSAYVPLGGVIIPDWIDDALTAQSAKIGVFGHGFTYSGHPVAAAVALKTIEIMEREDILGRVRSVMPQFQRRLAAFADHPLVGEARAIGLMGATELVADKRSKRAFDPTRGVAAKAAFFAEQEGLIVRAIGDSVAVCPPLVITESENDALFERLGRALDKTEEWVSREGLRAAA, encoded by the coding sequence GTGCTGACGAACCTTCAGGCGCGCGACGTCGCGACCGTGCTGCACCCCTATTCGAACCTCGCGGCGTTGCCGCAGGCCGGCACGCTCATCCTCGAGCGCGGCGAGGGCGTCCATGTCTACGACGTCGACGGCAAGCCCTACATCGAGGGCATGGCGGGGCTGTGGTGCAACGCGCTCGGCCATGGCCGCGAAGAGCTCGTCGAGGCGGCCGCCGAGCAGATGCGGAAGCTCCCCTTCGCGCACCTGTTTTCCGGCAAGAGCCACGATCCGGCGATCGCGCTGGCGGAGAAGCTGAAGGAACTGGCCCCGACGCCGGCCGCGAAGGTGTTCTTCTGCTCGTCCGGTTCGGAAGCCAACGACACCCAGATGAAGCTCGTCTGGTACGTCAACAACGCGCTCGGCCGGCCCGGCAAGAAAAAGATCATCAGCCGCCACAAGGCCTATCACGGCGTCACGATCGCGAGCGCGAGCCTCACCGGCCTGCCGAACAACCACCGCGACTTCGACCTGCCGCTGTCGAGCGTGCGCCACGCCGCCTGCCCGCACCATTACCGCTTCGCCCATGAGGGCGAGACGGAGGCCGAGTTCTCGGCGCGGCTGGCGCGGGAGCTCGACGCGCAGATCGAGGCCGAGGGCCCCGAGACGGTCGCGGCCTTCATCGCCGAGCCCGTGATGGGCGCGGGCGGCGTGATCGCGCCGCCGGAGGGCTATTTCGCCGCGATCCAGCCCGTGCTCGAAAGGCACGACGTCATGCTGATCGCCGACGAGGTGATCTGCGGCTTCGGCCGGCTGGGCGAATGGTTCGGCTCGAGCGTCGTCGGCGCCAAGCCCGACACCGTCTCGATCGCGAAGGCGCTGACCTCGGCCTATGTGCCGCTCGGCGGCGTCATCATCCCGGACTGGATCGACGACGCGCTGACCGCGCAGAGCGCCAAGATCGGCGTGTTCGGCCACGGCTTCACTTACTCCGGCCATCCGGTCGCGGCCGCAGTCGCGCTGAAGACGATCGAGATCATGGAGCGCGAGGATATTCTGGGGCGGGTTCGGTCCGTCATGCCGCAGTTCCAGCGGCGGCTCGCAGCCTTCGCCGATCACCCGCTGGTCGGCGAGGCGCGCGCCATCGGCCTGATGGGCGCGACCGAACTCGTGGCCGACAAGCGCTCGAAACGCGCCTTCGACCCAACCCGAGGCGTCGCCGCGAAAGCCGCTTTCTTCGCGGAACAGGAGGGCCTGATCGTGCGCGCAATCGGCGATTCGGTCGCGGTCTGTCCGCCGCTGGTGATCACGGAAAGCGAGAACGACGCGCTGTTCGAGCGCCTCGGCCGCGCCCTCGACAAGACCGAGGAGTGGGTCTCCAGGGAGGGACTGCGCGCCGCCGCCTGA
- a CDS encoding extensin family protein → MLFAATVSATLLAAGFLSGSAAAAGALRPTPLAALAAPPVEPVQFRFPWEQRQKAKPRRRAAKPQKSRRQAPAAARREPSRKGSPPPPAAPVAAQPDPLDAALPPAAAPAGIAAPRGTTEREADGWARLAAEIPAPADAPRIADDGPGPAPASVIALLAATRVGDQTTAPARLARAESFDEAEDETPDRHVPLPPVRPASPSERASAPRDGLAPEGQGLAPEGGGLAPEGRVPLPPERPGGGQASLEPEAPKPPPGPSAPAIALPVVAHDDDADCRALASEGVAEAERLPPIEGPGVCGGGPLVSLTSVKRRDGTPIKIHPAATLRCSMARELTAYLRDDVAPAAEASGLGLARLEIAGSFQCRGRNGATAGKMSEHGRANAVDLSGFGFADGKEIGVFAPELPKPMADRLKAGACERFSTVLGPGSDGFHEDHLHVDLQPRRTKSKLCQWDEPDVAKANGGTDEDAAKAEDGAPDAKTAARRKPADEDGPKRSQTP, encoded by the coding sequence ATGCTGTTCGCGGCGACGGTTTCGGCGACCTTGCTCGCGGCCGGCTTCCTGTCCGGGAGCGCGGCCGCCGCGGGTGCCCTGCGCCCGACCCCGCTGGCGGCGCTTGCGGCGCCTCCCGTCGAACCCGTCCAATTCCGCTTTCCCTGGGAGCAGCGGCAGAAGGCGAAGCCGCGGCGGCGCGCCGCCAAGCCGCAGAAATCCCGGCGCCAGGCGCCGGCCGCCGCACGGCGCGAACCCTCCCGGAAAGGCTCGCCGCCTCCGCCGGCCGCTCCCGTCGCGGCGCAGCCCGACCCGTTGGACGCCGCCCTGCCGCCCGCGGCCGCGCCGGCCGGGATCGCCGCGCCGCGCGGGACAACCGAGCGCGAGGCCGATGGTTGGGCGCGGCTCGCGGCCGAAATTCCCGCTCCGGCCGACGCGCCCCGCATTGCGGACGATGGTCCGGGCCCGGCGCCGGCTTCGGTGATCGCGCTGCTCGCGGCGACCCGCGTGGGCGACCAGACGACCGCGCCTGCGCGGCTCGCACGCGCCGAGAGCTTCGACGAGGCCGAGGACGAGACGCCCGACCGCCACGTTCCGCTGCCGCCGGTGCGCCCCGCCTCTCCGTCCGAGCGCGCCTCAGCCCCGCGCGACGGCCTTGCGCCAGAAGGACAGGGCCTTGCGCCGGAGGGCGGCGGGCTTGCGCCGGAAGGCCGCGTGCCGCTTCCGCCGGAGCGGCCCGGCGGCGGGCAGGCGTCGCTCGAGCCCGAGGCGCCGAAGCCGCCGCCGGGGCCGAGCGCGCCCGCCATCGCGCTTCCCGTCGTCGCCCATGACGACGACGCCGACTGCCGCGCGCTCGCAAGCGAAGGGGTCGCCGAAGCCGAGCGGCTTCCTCCGATCGAGGGGCCGGGCGTCTGCGGCGGCGGGCCGCTGGTGTCGCTGACGTCCGTGAAGCGCCGCGACGGAACGCCGATCAAGATCCATCCGGCCGCGACGCTGCGCTGTTCCATGGCGCGCGAACTCACCGCCTATCTGCGCGACGACGTGGCGCCTGCGGCCGAGGCCTCGGGCCTCGGGTTAGCGCGTCTCGAGATCGCCGGCTCGTTCCAGTGCCGCGGCCGCAACGGCGCGACGGCGGGAAAGATGAGCGAGCACGGCCGCGCCAACGCGGTCGACCTCTCGGGCTTTGGCTTCGCGGACGGCAAGGAGATCGGCGTGTTCGCGCCCGAACTGCCCAAGCCGATGGCCGACAGGCTGAAAGCCGGCGCCTGCGAGCGGTTTTCGACCGTTCTCGGCCCGGGTTCGGACGGGTTTCACGAGGACCACCTCCATGTGGACCTCCAGCCCCGCCGCACGAAGTCGAAACTCTGCCAGTGGGACGAGCCAGACGTCGCGAAGGCGAATGGCGGGACGGACGAGGACGCGGCCAAGGCGGAGGACGGCGCGCCCGACGCGAAAACCGCCGCGCGCCGCAAGCCCGCCGACGAGGACGGTCCGAAGCGGTCCCAGACGCCCTGA
- a CDS encoding AraC family transcriptional regulator — MANASRSGFERGGVASVRASVLAPLLRELDARSGKTDMFLAGHGMLRSQFADPYGLVPIARYVAIFEGAADLLQDPALGARLGEAFRADDIGPTGVLISALATIRRAFEFLSDYVAAFQGATQIDVLEEPDRLIWRYAVTDPKLWPRRQDSEFALASTCELIRQAFSARWRPIEVRFEHGPPADTETLRAVFRCPVLFGQPDNRIVMDRTEAERPYRVEDRSLVAVLERHIRDLAAETAASPSLVLQASALVATMVGRAEVSLGSVAAALGVSTRTLQRRLAEDGTSLRALVRERRREIAERGLAGARESHARIAETLGYADGTVFWRAYKSWTGEAPSRRRR, encoded by the coding sequence TTGGCGAATGCCTCAAGAAGCGGTTTCGAGCGGGGCGGCGTCGCCTCCGTCCGCGCCTCGGTGCTCGCGCCGCTTTTGCGCGAGTTGGACGCGCGGAGCGGCAAGACCGACATGTTCCTCGCCGGTCACGGAATGCTCCGCTCCCAGTTCGCCGACCCTTACGGCCTCGTGCCGATAGCCCGCTACGTGGCGATCTTCGAAGGCGCCGCGGACCTGCTCCAGGATCCGGCGCTCGGCGCGCGGCTCGGCGAGGCGTTTCGGGCGGACGACATCGGCCCGACCGGCGTGCTGATATCGGCGCTGGCGACCATTCGCCGGGCGTTTGAGTTCCTGTCGGACTATGTCGCGGCGTTTCAGGGCGCGACCCAGATCGATGTCCTGGAAGAGCCGGATCGGCTCATCTGGCGCTACGCCGTGACGGACCCGAAACTCTGGCCGCGGCGGCAGGACAGCGAGTTCGCGCTCGCATCCACCTGCGAACTGATCCGGCAGGCGTTCAGCGCGCGATGGCGGCCGATCGAGGTGCGTTTCGAGCACGGCCCCCCGGCGGACACGGAGACGCTGCGCGCCGTTTTTCGCTGTCCGGTGCTTTTCGGACAACCCGACAATCGGATCGTGATGGACAGGACAGAGGCCGAAAGGCCCTACCGCGTCGAGGATCGGAGCCTCGTCGCCGTTCTCGAACGGCATATCCGCGATCTTGCGGCGGAAACCGCGGCGAGCCCGAGCCTTGTCCTGCAGGCGTCGGCGCTGGTGGCGACGATGGTTGGGCGCGCCGAGGTGTCGCTCGGGTCCGTCGCGGCGGCGCTCGGCGTGTCGACCCGCACGCTGCAGCGGCGGCTCGCGGAAGACGGCACGTCGCTTCGTGCGCTGGTGCGCGAACGCCGGCGCGAGATCGCGGAGCGAGGGCTCGCGGGCGCGAGGGAGAGCCATGCCCGGATCGCCGAGACGCTCGGCTACGCCGACGGCACGGTGTTCTGGCGGGCTTACAAGTCGTGGACCGGAGAAGCGCCCTCACGCCGCAGACGTTGA
- a CDS encoding MBL fold metallo-hydrolase, whose protein sequence is MADPIDFDRTIDAAAGAVVEVAPNVRRVVAPNPSPFTFTGTATYLVGRGRVAIVDPGPDDARHRAAVLDAVSGESVEAIVVTHTHMDHTAGVPAMKEATGARVVGAGPHRAFRALHAGETNRLEASADLAYRPDGELAEGDAVTGPGWSLVAVATPGHTANHLCFALPESRLLLSGDHVMAWSTSIVAPPDGAMGPYVASLRKLIARDEDLYLPGHGPALRNARVFSRHLLGHRLMRETAIRDRLAGGPRTIPDLVEALYRGLDPRLAGAAGLSVFAHLEELCDRGLALTDGPPSLDGVFRAAG, encoded by the coding sequence ATGGCCGATCCGATCGACTTCGACCGTACGATCGACGCCGCGGCGGGCGCCGTGGTGGAGGTCGCGCCCAACGTCCGGCGCGTGGTCGCGCCAAACCCCTCGCCCTTCACCTTCACAGGAACCGCGACCTATCTGGTCGGGCGGGGCCGCGTCGCGATCGTCGATCCCGGGCCGGACGACGCCCGCCACCGCGCCGCCGTTCTCGATGCGGTCTCGGGCGAGAGCGTCGAGGCCATCGTCGTCACGCACACCCATATGGACCACACGGCGGGCGTCCCGGCCATGAAGGAAGCGACCGGCGCGCGGGTGGTCGGCGCCGGGCCCCACCGGGCCTTCCGCGCGTTGCACGCCGGCGAGACCAACCGGCTCGAAGCGAGCGCCGACCTCGCCTATCGGCCCGACGGCGAGCTCGCCGAGGGCGACGCCGTGACGGGACCGGGATGGTCGCTCGTCGCAGTCGCGACGCCCGGCCACACCGCGAACCATCTGTGCTTCGCGCTTCCGGAAAGCCGCCTGCTGCTGTCGGGCGACCATGTCATGGCGTGGTCGACCTCGATCGTCGCGCCGCCCGACGGCGCGATGGGACCTTACGTCGCCTCGCTCAGAAAGCTGATCGCGCGCGACGAGGACCTCTATCTCCCTGGCCACGGGCCGGCGCTCCGCAATGCGCGGGTGTTCTCGCGCCATCTGCTCGGCCATCGGCTGATGCGCGAAACCGCGATCCGCGACCGCCTCGCGGGCGGGCCGCGCACGATCCCCGATCTCGTCGAGGCGCTCTATCGCGGCCTCGATCCGAGACTTGCGGGCGCCGCGGGGCTGTCGGTGTTCGCCCATCTCGAGGAGCTCTGCGACAGGGGGCTCGCCTTGACCGACGGACCGCCCAGCCTCGACGGCGTGTTCCGCGCCGCCGGCTGA
- a CDS encoding extensin family protein yields MAGRTRTRPRRRTARPTRKPPRAASPPTRTVRSGPRRPERDRSILIARKVRFVRGAGRAIRSDMGFHRRRTAWIALASAVVFASVGALAQSAPPPLPPTRDAPVSAPVRPQAPTAPLPPRREPPEARTPGAPLPPIRPTVASEAAPRQTVPLPPVAASPAPPRVPSATPANVPLPPVAADRAAPGTPADAAAAPAVPARTANVPLPPIRPAPPAATTQPPAPPEPERSAALIPRAPLSNPAQPPAPAPPTASPLPRGAHAADPECRSLASEGLAVFETKPAFGSAAGCGASAPVELTAIRRRDGGLVKLEPPATLRCGMARAVTAYVRDDLAPAAAAGGVTIDQVDVAASYDCRGRNRVRGAKLSEHGKANAFDIRGFGLADGRDFGVYSRSLPAQMRAVLMPAACSRFSTVLGPGSDGYHEDHLHMDLQQRRRAGSKTCRWRGA; encoded by the coding sequence ATGGCGGGACGGACGAGGACGCGGCCAAGGCGGAGGACGGCGCGCCCGACGCGAAAACCGCCGCGCGCCGCAAGCCCGCCGACGAGGACGGTCCGAAGCGGTCCCAGACGCCCTGAGCGCGATCGTTCGATCCTGATCGCGCGAAAAGTCCGCTTTGTGCGGGGCGCCGGCCGGGCTATCAGATCCGACATGGGGTTTCATCGCCGACGCACCGCCTGGATCGCGCTCGCATCGGCCGTCGTGTTCGCAAGCGTCGGGGCGCTCGCGCAATCGGCCCCTCCCCCGCTGCCCCCGACGCGCGACGCGCCCGTCTCCGCGCCTGTGCGGCCCCAGGCGCCCACTGCGCCGCTGCCTCCCCGGCGCGAGCCGCCCGAGGCGCGAACGCCCGGCGCCCCGTTGCCGCCCATCAGGCCGACCGTCGCCTCCGAAGCCGCGCCGAGACAAACGGTTCCCCTGCCGCCGGTCGCCGCATCGCCCGCGCCGCCGCGCGTCCCGAGCGCCACGCCGGCGAACGTTCCGCTACCGCCGGTCGCTGCGGATCGCGCTGCCCCCGGGACGCCGGCTGACGCCGCAGCGGCGCCGGCTGTTCCGGCCCGGACCGCGAACGTCCCGCTCCCGCCGATCCGTCCCGCGCCGCCCGCTGCGACCACGCAACCGCCTGCGCCGCCAGAACCGGAGCGGTCCGCCGCGCTTATTCCGCGCGCGCCACTGTCGAACCCCGCGCAACCGCCCGCCCCTGCCCCGCCCACGGCCTCGCCGCTTCCCCGCGGCGCTCATGCGGCCGATCCCGAGTGCAGGTCGCTTGCGAGCGAAGGGCTCGCGGTGTTCGAGACGAAACCCGCCTTCGGCAGCGCGGCCGGCTGCGGCGCAAGCGCGCCGGTCGAGCTGACGGCGATCCGCCGCCGCGACGGCGGACTGGTGAAACTCGAGCCGCCCGCGACGCTCCGCTGCGGCATGGCCCGCGCGGTCACGGCCTATGTTCGCGACGACCTCGCGCCCGCGGCAGCCGCCGGCGGCGTCACGATCGACCAGGTCGACGTCGCCGCCTCCTACGATTGCCGGGGCCGCAACCGCGTGCGCGGCGCAAAGCTCTCCGAGCACGGCAAGGCCAACGCGTTCGACATCCGGGGTTTCGGCCTCGCGGACGGGCGCGACTTCGGGGTCTATTCGCGGAGCCTGCCGGCGCAGATGCGCGCCGTGCTGATGCCTGCCGCATGCAGCCGGTTCAGCACGGTCCTCGGACCGGGATCGGACGGCTACCACGAGGACCACCTGCACATGGACCTCCAGCAGCGCCGCCGCGCGGGCTCGAAGACCTGCCGCTGGCGCGGGGCGTGA